GCCCTGACCCAGGAATTTTTCGCAGGTGTGGGTACTCATGAGGACGAAAACCCCCGCACCATCTTTGCCGTGGGCGATGTCAAACAATCCATCTACAGCTTCCAAGGGGCTGACCCGGCAGAATTTGAACGCATGAAACATCATTTCGCCGCCCATGTGCCTCAATCCCTGCATGACTGGCGCGAAGTCCCCATGACCATGTCGTTTCGCTCCACCCGCGCAGTCTTGCAATGTGTTGATGCGGTCTTTTCGGACCCCACCATTGCCCAAGGGGTCGAGATTGATGACGTTATCCACCATGATGCCTGGCGGGCAAAAGACGGCGGGCTGGTGGAACTCTGGCCCCCGGTTGTACCCAGCGCTGCGGCCCCTGCCACCCCATGGAAGCCCCCGGTCGAACGCATTCAGGCCGATAGTCCGCGTGCGCGTCTGGCCCAAATGATTGCCCGGCGCATCCAGCATATGGTACTGAGCCAGGAAAAGCTGGAAGCCAAAGGCCGCCCCATTGAGCCCGGTGACATAATGGTGCTGGTGCGCCGTCGCAGTGGTTTTGTCGAAGAATTGGTGCGCTCCCTTAAAGAGCTGAATATCGCAGTTGCCGGGGTTGACCGGATGGTCTTGAGCGAGCAAATCGCGGTTATGGATTTGGTGGCCTTGGGCCGATTCTTGCTACAACCCGAAGATGACCTGCAACTGGCTTGTGTGCTCAAAGGCCCCTTGATCGGTTTTAGTGACGAAGACCTGTTTGATCTCGCCCATAAACGCAAAGGTAGCCTGTGGTCCATCCTGCGCGATAAAGCCAACAGCGACCTACATTATCTAACCGCCTGTAATTTCCTCAAAGACCTGATGGCACGCACCGATTATGTGCGCCCGTTTGAGCTGTTCACCTATGTGCTCTCAGCCCTTGAGGGGCGCAAAAAATTGATCTCACGCTTGGGCGTGGAGGCTGATGATCCCATCAATGAATTTCTTGATCTCGCCCTTCAATATGAACGCAGTCACGCCCCTTCGCTGGAAGGATTTTTAGCGTGGCTTGATACCGGGGAAACCGAGGTCAAACGGGATTTGGAACAAGCCAGCCAAAATGCTGTGCGGGTGATGACTGTTCATGGGGCCAAAGGTCTTCAGGCCCCCATCGTCTTTATGCCTGATACCTTGCAAGCCCCCTCAAAAGGGGCCAAACTCTTCTGGCCCCATGATCCAGAAACCAGCGAAGAACTGTTTATCTGGCCGCCAAAATCTGAATTTATGGAAGACCTGTCAAAGGCGGAAAAAGACAGATTGGCACAAAAACAGGACGAAGAATACCGCCGCCTTCTTTATGTGGCGCTCACACGAGCCGAAGATCGCCTTTATGTCTGTGGCTGGGAAACCAAACGTACAGCGCCCGCGCACTGCTGGTATAATCTGATTAAAAATGGATTGGCCCGTGTGGGGGAAGAAGTCGATGATATTTTCATCAATCAATCGGAAGAAGTCAGCGAAACAACCGTCTTGCGCTTGAAATGTGCCCAAGAAGAGGAAGCAACCGTTGAAGCCAGCCCGGAAAAACTGGACGTTGTGGTCCCCACCCTGCCTGACTGGGCCAAATCCATGCCCGGACGAGAACCCAGTCCCCCGCGCCCCCTGGCCCCGTCTTGCCCAGCTGAACCAGAACCGGCCACCCGATCACCACTGGGCAGCGATCATGGGTATCGTTTCAAACGCGGAAACATCATCCATGCCTTGTTACAAACCCTGCCGGAACTGCCCATGAGTGAGCGTGAAGAGGCGGCACGCAGCTACCTTTCAAGCCCCGCCCATGACTTAAGCGAAACCCAGCAAGAAGAAATCACTGCTGAAACACTGCGGGTGCTTCATGATGAAGAATTTGCAGCCGTCTTTGCACCGGGCTCTCAGGCCGAGGTTCCCATCGTAGGCGAAGTCAATGGCCGGGTCATTTCCGCCCAAGTCGACCGTTTGTTGGTCAAATCAGACGAAATTGTCATTATCGACTATAAAACCAACCGCCCACCACCACGCACGGTGAAAAAAGTCCCGACCCTCTATATCAACCAAATGAAAGCCTATCGTCAGGCTTTGGAACTGATCTACCCGGACAAACCTGTGCGCTGTGTGCTGTTGTGGACAGACACCCCCAAACTGATGGAAATCCCGCCAACAATGTTGGAATAATTTTTTTATTGTAGGTGCACATCTTGACGCACGTCCCCCATGACCTTAAATTCAACGGACGTAATTTTTCGCCTTCTCCAAACAGGATAAGACAATGACTAAAAAGATCACTGACGATAGCTTTGATGCTGACGTTGTAAATTCCGATACTCCCGTTCTGGTAGACTTCTGGGCAGAATGGTGTGGTCCGTGTAAACAGATTGCTCCGGCTCTGGACGAACTGTCTGAAGAGTACAGCGGTAAAATGACTATCGCCAAACTGAACATTGATGAAAACCCAGGCACACCATCCAAATTTGGCGTGCGTGGCATTCCAACGCTGTTGTTGTTTAAAAACGGCGAAGTTCTGGCAAAGAAAGTTGGTGCCCTGCCGAAAGCCAAACTGCAAGAATGGATTGAAGAATCCCTGTAAGATTAGGCTTGCTCCAATCATAAAAAAAACCGCTGAGCCAGAAGTTCAGCGGTTTTTTTGTTTCTACAGCTCTTAAGCTTTCAATTTATAGCCTGTCTTGAACATGCGATAGCTCAACACCCAAAGGACCGTATTCACCCCGGCCATGACCAGCATTCCCGTAACAATATCACTATCGGCCTGACCGATAAAACCTGCACGAAAACCATCAATCATATAGAAAAACGGGTTGATACTTGCCAAAAACTTGCCAACTTCCGGCAAACGTTCAATGGAATAAAAAGTCCCCGACAAGAAAGACAAAGGGGTCACAATAAAATTGGTTACAGCTGCCATATGATCAAATTTCTCAGACCAGATGCCCCCGACCACACCAAACAGCGACAGCATCAAGGCCCCCATAAAGGCGTGATACAGCACAAGGCCGATATTATCCACCCCCATCGGCACAAAGAAACTCATCACTGTAACGATCACCAGACCAATCAGAAGCCCGCGTGTTGTGCCCCCCATGGCAAAAGCAAATGTCAGTTCATGGGCATTAAGTGGTGGCATCAAGGTATCCACAATATTACCCTGCACCTTTGAGATCACCAATGAGCTGGAGGTATTGGCAAAGGCATTTTGCGTAATCGCCATCATCACCAGCCCCGGTGCGAGAAATTCCAGAAACGGCACAGAACCGATCTGTTCCACCGCCCGGCCCAAAGCGAGGGAAAATACAGCAAAAAACAACAAGGTTGTTACCAGCGGGGCCACCAAGGTCTGGGTATAGACTTTCAAGAAACGACGTACTTCACGGGAATAAAGGGTCCACAGGCCCAACCAATTGCCCGCATGGGGATTGACTTCAATCGGAGTCATAAGAGATTCTCTTTTTTGAATTTCAAGGTTATGTTCCTTGTAACAGGCAAAGCCCATTTGGTTAAGTGAGATATGTCACAAGATAAAAAAATTCCAAAACCCGTCACAGCACAGTCCCTGCGCAATGCTGCGCTGAGATATCTCGATCGTTTTGCCACATCACGTGAAAACCTGCGTCAGGTTCTGATGCGCCGGGTGCAGAAATCCCATTACCATCACAACACGTCTCTTGAAGAAGCCTCTCAATGGATTGAAGACCTGCTGGACAAATTGCAAGACGCCAAATTTGTCGATGACCTGCGCTATGCAGAAGGGCGTGCAGGCGCATTACATCGCAAAGGCACCTCACAACGCGTTATCCGTATGAAGTTGAAAGAAAAAGGCATCCGTGAGGAGGATATCAATCAGGCCCTTGATGCATTGCGCGAAGAAACCGACAGCCCCAATCTGGAACGCGACGCGGCCATCGCCCTGGCAAAGCGACGACGCCTTGGGCCGTGGCGATTGCCGGAAAAGCGCAAGGCCATGCGTGACAAGGATCTGGCAGCTCTTGCCCGTGCCGGTTTTTCCTATGACCTTGCCCAAGATATTATCAATGCCAGCACCGTAGAAGAACTGGAAAAATTCACAAACAACTAAAACACTTATATAGCCATTACGCCTGACACAGTTTACTCTATTTAAAAAGAGATACTGTGTCAGGCAACACATGAGTGAAACAACACAACGCACAGAATTTGAACCCAAAATGCTCCGGCGGCTTCAACGCCTGATCACATGGACGCGTTATGTCTTGTTATGGGAACAGCTTTGGCCCCGGCTTTGGCCGTTCTTAATTATTTCCAGTCTCAGTATTCTTCTGGTTTTATTTGACCTGCTGCCCAAATTAAATGCCACGCTTCACCTTTTGGTCTTAGGGGTGCTTTTTTCACTATGGGCCGGCTGTCTCTATCTGGCCTTTCGCAATCTGAAACACCCGACCTCCAAGCAAGCATTGCTGCGCCTTGAACAAGACAGTGGGTTTACAAACCAGCCCCTGATGACCCTAATGGATCGCCCCAGCGCAGCCAGCACTTCCAAAGTGTCCCAGACCCTGTGGGTCTATCATCAAGACCGCATGGCCGCTGCAATGGAAAATATCCAAAGGCCCTGGCCACGCTCTTATCTGGAACACCGTGATCCCTATTCCCTGCGGGCCGGACTTGTTTTATTGCTGCTTTTGGGGGGAATTGAAGCCCGTTTTGACTGGAATGAACGACTGGCCCGCGCCTTTGACCCGGCATTTGGCTTATCGGGTCCGGGCCATTGGACCATACAAGCCTGGATCACCCCGCCTGCCCATACCGGTGCCAATTCCACCTATCTAAACGCCAAGGCAGACACAGAAGAGACCACAACAGGTCCGGTAGTCTCCATCATTCAAAACAGCGATATTTTAATCCGTCTGGAAGGTTGGTCTTCCCACGAAGGAGTTTCTCTTCAATTTGGCCCGTTTGAAGACCAGTTCACCCCTCTGGGCAAAGGAGCGTTTTCACTGGAAAACCGTCTGGAACAAGGTGAAGAGCTTATTGTACGCCATGATGACAAGATTCTATATCGCTGGCCTGTTCATCTTCAAGGGGACCTGCCCCCAAAAATCACCGTCTCAGGAAAACCGCGCACAGGTTTTCGCGGGCACCTGCAACTAAGGTTTGAAGCCACAGATGATTTCGGCTTGAAAGAAGCCCGCCTTGAAATCCAGAACCCTGCGGATTCCACATCCCCTAATATTACCATCAAAAACCTTCTTCAAGGCATGGAGAGTAAAGGACAATTTAGCCATAACCTGGCCGCACACCCCTGGGCAGGACAAGCTGTTATCATGACCCCAATGGTGCAGGATAATCTGGGACAAGTGGCGCAGGGTCACGCCCTTGAAACTATCCTGCCTGAGCGCAAATTCACCCATCCGGTTGCGATTCGCCTGATTGATATTCGCAAGGAACTCTACACGCCCACAGCCCATGAACGGGCCTTTAGCAATTTACGCCTGATGCGTCTGCTGGATACACCACAGGATTTTAACGGATCACTTGCCATCTACTTTGCCTTGAAAGTTGCAGCCGACCGTCTTAACGCCCCTGACGGTCATCAAGAAGTTGCAACCGTTCAATCCATTTTATGGGAAAGCGCCATACATTTAGAAGAAGGATCAGGGGGAAGCGCACGTAATCAGCTTGAGTTTATGTCCCGGCAAATGAGTGAAATGCTGCGTTCTTCAAACGACAAAGCCGCCATGGAAGCCCTGTTTGAACAAATGCGTAAAAGCCTTGATCATTACCTGCAACAAATGATGAAATCTGGCAATGCCATACAAGGGTTTGAAGAGGCATTGGGACAAGAACAGGTCAATATGGTCGGACGTGACCAATTACAGGATATGCTCAACAAAGCCCGTGAATTGATGCGCCAAGGTAACATTAAAGCCGCCCAGGCAGTGATGGATCAATTCCAGTCCATCTTGTCCCGTTTGGCCATGCAGCAAAAGATTGATCCCAAACAGGCGGCAAAGGCCCGTCATATTCTGGAAAAACTGCGTGAAATCAAAACCGGGCAGCAGAACCTGCTTGATCAAACCTTTCAACGCAGCCGCAATGAAGACAGTCCCTCTCTCAAATCAACCAAGCAGGCCATTATCGAAGCAGCAGAACAAAAACGTTTGTTGAAGATGCTACGTGAAGAAATGAACAAACTGCGCGAAATGAAGGTTAAAGCTCCCAAACCACTTGGTCAGGCAGCAAAAGATATGGGGCACTCTTATACGGCATTGGAAAAGGGGCAGGACGAAGCGTCTATTCAGGCACAAATGCGGGTGCTGGAACAGTTGGAAGACGGCCTGAAAAACAGTGCTCAATCCTTGGCCCGGAAAATGGGCATACAACCCATGCCGCAAACCTTACCCGGCCATGACCCCTTAGGCCGTGGGCGCAGTGGACCCATTCAGACACAAGGCACAAATGTCGTCCCTACAGAACGCGAAATGCATCAATCAAGGGAGATTTTGCAGGAATTATACCGTCGGGCCGGACAAAAAAGTCGACCTGAACAGGAATTACAATATATTGATCGCCTGTTAGACCGTTTTTAAATAAAAGAGACTTTCAATGAAGGACCGTTCTGCCCGTTTATCCGCTTTACGCCGCGAAATGGCTATCTTTGGCATGGATGGCTTTATCATCCCGCGCAGCGATGAACATCAGGGAGAATACGTTGCCCCCTGTTCTGAACGGCTCGCCTGGCTCACAGGTTTTAGCGGTTCGGCCGGATTTGCCATTGTCTTAACAGAAAAAGCCGCCATTTTCGTTGATGGACGCTATACCCTTCAGGTGACAAAAGAAGTCGATGGACAGAATTTTGACTATCGCCATGTGACAGATGAACCTGCCTCAGACTGGTTGGAAAACCAGTTGGGCGAAGGTATGACATTGTCCTATGACCCGTGGCTACATACTGGGCCAAGCCTGCATCGTTTAAAAGCAGCCTGCGAAAAAGCTGGGGCAAAACTGGTGGCAGCCCCACATAATTTTATTGATGCCATTTGGGCGGACCGCCCGTCCCCTCCCTTAAACCCGGTCTATCCCCACCCCCTGTCATATGCTGGGCTCTGCCACGGTGAAAAACTTTCGCAACTGGCCGATCAATTGCGCTCTAAAGGGCAGGATGCGGTGGTGTTAAGCCTGCCTGATTCCATCGCCTGGTTATTTAATATTCGGGGCGGCGATATCCCCTGCACCCCCGTTCCCCTTTGTTTTGCCCTGATCCATGCTGATGGCAGCGCCATCCTGTTTTTAGATCATCGTAAAGCCGACGAAACCTTGCGCAATCATTTGGGCGAACGCATTAAAATTTACGACCCCGATGATCTGGGGACAGAACTGGACCAGTTAAAAGGACTAAAAGTACGTCTTGATGGGGCAACAGCGCCGAAATGGCTCCATGATCGTCTGAAAAAAGCCAAGGCCGAAGTCATCCTGGGCGATGATCCCACCATTTTACCCAAAGCCTGTAAGAATGCTTGCGAAGTCAAAGGGATGCAAAATGCCCATCGTCGTGATGGGGCCGTGATGGTGCGTTTTTTATACTGGTTGTCCCAGCAACCCTATGGTGACACCCTTACTGAAATGGCCGTATCAGACAAGATTGATGGTTTGCGTAGCGAAGATGACCTGTTTCATGACCTGAGTTTCCCGACCATTTCCGGGGCCGGAGAAAATGGGGCGATTGTGCATTATCGTGTCAGTCCGCAAAGTTCTATCCCTTTACCTGCAAATGGACTTTATCTGGTCGATAGCGGGGCGCAATATCGTGACGGCACCACCGACATCACCCGCACAATTGTGCGCGGAAAAGCAACCCCTGAAATGAAAGATCGCTTTACCCGTGTGCTGAAAGGTCATATTGCGCTTTCTTCAACGCGCTTCCCCAAAGGGACCACGGGGTCACAGCTGGATGTACTGGCGCGTCATGCCCTGTGGCAGGGGGGGCTGGATTATGACCATGGTACAGGCCATGGGGTGGGCAGTTTCCTCAATGTTCATGAGGGGCCGCAACGCATTTCAAAAGCCTATAGCAAAACAGCCTTGCAACCCGGCATGGTGATTTCAAACGAGCCGGGATATTACAAGGCGGGGGAATATGGCATCCGTTTAGAAAATCTCATTTGTGTGCACGAGTCTGAAAAAGGCGAGCGCGAGATGTTTGAATTTCACCCCTTGACCCTGTGTCCGTTTGATCGCAATGGTATTGAAGTCACCCTACTCAATGAGCAAGAACTCGACTGGCTGAACACCTATCACCAGCAGGTATGTGACGAGCTGACACCTTTGCTGGAAAAGGACGAAGCAGCATGGTTAGCTGAGATGACACAACCTTTATAAAACTAGAATCAAGCCGAGCATGACGTATTATTGTGTAATCGTTTGAACCAGATTCTGTGCCTGACAATATTTGGCCAGCAGGCTTGCGGTTTCATCCAGATAAGCCTGTAATCCCTCACCTTCACCAAAATAGATCAAAACCATAATGATCTGGTGATTGCCTGGCGTGATCATGGTGCGTTCGCTGTCACTGGTTGGACAACCAAAGGGGCCGAGTTCATCACAAAAAACCGGAAGCCCTTCCAAATTCAGATCCCCCCGGCCAATGCCTTTATAGCTTTCGCCTTCACCGGCACGGCGAAAACTCACATCGCCTTGAATTTTTTCACTGATATACGTGCCGATAGAAATACCGGATTTAATAGAAATCAGGTTGTTCACATCGACCACGTTATTCACATGATAGATCCCTTTACCCGATAAAATACGACGCGTCAGGGCTTCTGCTGCCGGACGATAGCGGGCCGGGTCTTTACCCAAAGCTTTATAGGCTTTGCGCGTTGCCATAATTTGCGGGTCAGTTGACGCAGGCTGGCCGTTAAAATCTGCAATTCGACACTCTGCAGTTTCTTCCAGCTGTTGCAACAGCTCAGCTGAGGCATCTTCAATCACCACATCAGCCTGAATGATCCCCAGACGAACCTTAAGATCACGGTTGGCAAAATCACAAGACAGGGAAATATTCATTAGGGTCAGGACCTCTTAATTTATTGCGTTTGGTTTGTAAAAAATGTCGCAAGGCAAGGAAATGACTTGCAGGAAGAGTATTCTCTTTCAAAAGTTATTGACGTGGCCTTTGCGTCATTTTCTACAAATCCCGAAGGGACGGGCTAAAAATAAAGGTGGCTCGCGTTATAAAACTCTTGCAGTGAATAGCACTGCGACGAATTTAATGCCTAATCCACCTTTATTTTTAGCTCCGCCAAACTCAGTAAATTAAGAGGTCCTGACCCTAGGCCGCTTTCGGTTTAGTAAACACTTTTTGCAGCTTATCGACCAGCCAAGCACTTTTCAAGCTGGCAACAGCAACAATAGTCACAAGGGCACCAACAATCTGCATAGGGTTGAGAGTTTCCCCCAAAATCGCCCAGGCAGCCAAAACCGTTATAATCGGACCGGACAAGGTAATCAGACTGGCCTGGGTTGCCCCGCAGCGCTTAATTCCTTCAAATAACATGAAAAATGGCAAAACCGTACAGGCCGTGGCAATAATCACCCCCCATAAGATACCATCTGTTGGAAACGAAACCCCTTCTGCCCCTGCCGTCAAAGGGATCACCAATAACATAATGCCCAATGTGACAGTTCCCGAAGCCGCTGTAAAACGCACAGAGCCCAAGGATTTCATAATCTCCTGACTGGAAATCAAATAAACGGCATAGGTAAAGGCAGACCCCAGCGCCCAACTGGCCCCCGCCCAGTCAAACCCTTGTAACGATGCCAGACCATCAGGCAACATCACCATAGCGATCCCGAAATAAGTGGCAAAAAACACGCACCATTGATGCAGGCTTGGCGGTTTTCTCATCAACACTGCGTTGATTAACATCACCATCATGGGAAAGGTAAACAGGATCAGGCGCGATACGCTGACCCCCACTTTTGCAACAGCGGTAAAATCACAATAGGTGGCAAAGAAAAACATCAATCCGGCAAAGCTACAAGCTTTCCATTGCGCCCTCGTCAATGGGG
This sequence is a window from Terasakiella sp. SH-1. Protein-coding genes within it:
- the trxA gene encoding thioredoxin TrxA; this encodes MTKKITDDSFDADVVNSDTPVLVDFWAEWCGPCKQIAPALDELSEEYSGKMTIAKLNIDENPGTPSKFGVRGIPTLLLFKNGEVLAKKVGALPKAKLQEWIEESL
- a CDS encoding DUF4175 family protein encodes the protein MSETTQRTEFEPKMLRRLQRLITWTRYVLLWEQLWPRLWPFLIISSLSILLVLFDLLPKLNATLHLLVLGVLFSLWAGCLYLAFRNLKHPTSKQALLRLEQDSGFTNQPLMTLMDRPSAASTSKVSQTLWVYHQDRMAAAMENIQRPWPRSYLEHRDPYSLRAGLVLLLLLGGIEARFDWNERLARAFDPAFGLSGPGHWTIQAWITPPAHTGANSTYLNAKADTEETTTGPVVSIIQNSDILIRLEGWSSHEGVSLQFGPFEDQFTPLGKGAFSLENRLEQGEELIVRHDDKILYRWPVHLQGDLPPKITVSGKPRTGFRGHLQLRFEATDDFGLKEARLEIQNPADSTSPNITIKNLLQGMESKGQFSHNLAAHPWAGQAVIMTPMVQDNLGQVAQGHALETILPERKFTHPVAIRLIDIRKELYTPTAHERAFSNLRLMRLLDTPQDFNGSLAIYFALKVAADRLNAPDGHQEVATVQSILWESAIHLEEGSGGSARNQLEFMSRQMSEMLRSSNDKAAMEALFEQMRKSLDHYLQQMMKSGNAIQGFEEALGQEQVNMVGRDQLQDMLNKARELMRQGNIKAAQAVMDQFQSILSRLAMQQKIDPKQAAKARHILEKLREIKTGQQNLLDQTFQRSRNEDSPSLKSTKQAIIEAAEQKRLLKMLREEMNKLREMKVKAPKPLGQAAKDMGHSYTALEKGQDEASIQAQMRVLEQLEDGLKNSAQSLARKMGIQPMPQTLPGHDPLGRGRSGPIQTQGTNVVPTEREMHQSREILQELYRRAGQKSRPEQELQYIDRLLDRF
- a CDS encoding ABC transporter permease, which encodes MTPIEVNPHAGNWLGLWTLYSREVRRFLKVYTQTLVAPLVTTLLFFAVFSLALGRAVEQIGSVPFLEFLAPGLVMMAITQNAFANTSSSLVISKVQGNIVDTLMPPLNAHELTFAFAMGGTTRGLLIGLVIVTVMSFFVPMGVDNIGLVLYHAFMGALMLSLFGVVGGIWSEKFDHMAAVTNFIVTPLSFLSGTFYSIERLPEVGKFLASINPFFYMIDGFRAGFIGQADSDIVTGMLVMAGVNTVLWVLSYRMFKTGYKLKA
- the addA gene encoding double-strand break repair helicase AddA — encoded protein: MTQFIDPNIVQRQASDPKASVWVAANAGTGKTKVLTDRVLSLMVTGTKPHHILCLTFTKAAAAEMANRIADQLGKWSIMSDEDLKATLHDLLTRPANEEEFTLARQLFAHVLDTPGGLQIQTIHAFCQSLLRRFPLEAGLAPHFQVMDERNAAELLKKAQDEILMDARLGRTPELYEALRAVTQHIHETAFPELMGALASDRGRLRRVLEIHGGVRKLVARLAELMDLTPTDTPERIVERACEQDSFDALGLRIAMDALLAGSKTDQARGDLLAAWLGATQAERPALFNEYKNAFLTGSGEIRKTLITKTAAAQSPGAIDVLSVEAERMLRMTTKIRAAVTLQTTNGLLRIGKCLLDSYEKYKQGSATLDYDDLILKTRDLLTRETVPWVLYKLDGGIEHVLVDEAQDTNPDQWRVIEALTQEFFAGVGTHEDENPRTIFAVGDVKQSIYSFQGADPAEFERMKHHFAAHVPQSLHDWREVPMTMSFRSTRAVLQCVDAVFSDPTIAQGVEIDDVIHHDAWRAKDGGLVELWPPVVPSAAAPATPWKPPVERIQADSPRARLAQMIARRIQHMVLSQEKLEAKGRPIEPGDIMVLVRRRSGFVEELVRSLKELNIAVAGVDRMVLSEQIAVMDLVALGRFLLQPEDDLQLACVLKGPLIGFSDEDLFDLAHKRKGSLWSILRDKANSDLHYLTACNFLKDLMARTDYVRPFELFTYVLSALEGRKKLISRLGVEADDPINEFLDLALQYERSHAPSLEGFLAWLDTGETEVKRDLEQASQNAVRVMTVHGAKGLQAPIVFMPDTLQAPSKGAKLFWPHDPETSEELFIWPPKSEFMEDLSKAEKDRLAQKQDEEYRRLLYVALTRAEDRLYVCGWETKRTAPAHCWYNLIKNGLARVGEEVDDIFINQSEEVSETTVLRLKCAQEEEATVEASPEKLDVVVPTLPDWAKSMPGREPSPPRPLAPSCPAEPEPATRSPLGSDHGYRFKRGNIIHALLQTLPELPMSEREEAARSYLSSPAHDLSETQQEEITAETLRVLHDEEFAAVFAPGSQAEVPIVGEVNGRVISAQVDRLLVKSDEIVIIDYKTNRPPPRTVKKVPTLYINQMKAYRQALELIYPDKPVRCVLLWTDTPKLMEIPPTMLE
- a CDS encoding aminopeptidase P family protein, encoding MKDRSARLSALRREMAIFGMDGFIIPRSDEHQGEYVAPCSERLAWLTGFSGSAGFAIVLTEKAAIFVDGRYTLQVTKEVDGQNFDYRHVTDEPASDWLENQLGEGMTLSYDPWLHTGPSLHRLKAACEKAGAKLVAAPHNFIDAIWADRPSPPLNPVYPHPLSYAGLCHGEKLSQLADQLRSKGQDAVVLSLPDSIAWLFNIRGGDIPCTPVPLCFALIHADGSAILFLDHRKADETLRNHLGERIKIYDPDDLGTELDQLKGLKVRLDGATAPKWLHDRLKKAKAEVILGDDPTILPKACKNACEVKGMQNAHRRDGAVMVRFLYWLSQQPYGDTLTEMAVSDKIDGLRSEDDLFHDLSFPTISGAGENGAIVHYRVSPQSSIPLPANGLYLVDSGAQYRDGTTDITRTIVRGKATPEMKDRFTRVLKGHIALSSTRFPKGTTGSQLDVLARHALWQGGLDYDHGTGHGVGSFLNVHEGPQRISKAYSKTALQPGMVISNEPGYYKAGEYGIRLENLICVHESEKGEREMFEFHPLTLCPFDRNGIEVTLLNEQELDWLNTYHQQVCDELTPLLEKDEAAWLAEMTQPL
- a CDS encoding regulatory protein RecX encodes the protein MSQDKKIPKPVTAQSLRNAALRYLDRFATSRENLRQVLMRRVQKSHYHHNTSLEEASQWIEDLLDKLQDAKFVDDLRYAEGRAGALHRKGTSQRVIRMKLKEKGIREEDINQALDALREETDSPNLERDAAIALAKRRRLGPWRLPEKRKAMRDKDLAALARAGFSYDLAQDIINASTVEELEKFTNN
- a CDS encoding phenylalanine--tRNA ligase beta subunit-related protein, whose translation is MNISLSCDFANRDLKVRLGIIQADVVIEDASAELLQQLEETAECRIADFNGQPASTDPQIMATRKAYKALGKDPARYRPAAEALTRRILSGKGIYHVNNVVDVNNLISIKSGISIGTYISEKIQGDVSFRRAGEGESYKGIGRGDLNLEGLPVFCDELGPFGCPTSDSERTMITPGNHQIIMVLIYFGEGEGLQAYLDETASLLAKYCQAQNLVQTITQ
- a CDS encoding DMT family transporter — translated: MPNQQTDMSAIVFVTLATIALAFKGVFAKFAYLAGMSVDAVLLMRFGIAAPLFWVGVYFLARKSAPLTRAQWKACSFAGLMFFFATYCDFTAVAKVGVSVSRLILFTFPMMVMLINAVLMRKPPSLHQWCVFFATYFGIAMVMLPDGLASLQGFDWAGASWALGSAFTYAVYLISSQEIMKSLGSVRFTAASGTVTLGIMLLVIPLTAGAEGVSFPTDGILWGVIIATACTVLPFFMLFEGIKRCGATQASLITLSGPIITVLAAWAILGETLNPMQIVGALVTIVAVASLKSAWLVDKLQKVFTKPKAA